A genomic region of Colletotrichum destructivum chromosome 5, complete sequence contains the following coding sequences:
- a CDS encoding Putative ATP-dependent RNA helicase DEAD-box, Helicase superfamily 1/2, ATP-binding protein — MDRRGRGSNQNRGPRRDRRDAPYNGRSAQPATAPAAAPPQNSTAPPLTEPVPEDTPRFADMVGVSPALIQAITQDLKFNHMMPVQAATLTELLPPKRGDCLVQAKTGTGKTIAFLLPAIQTLITNNRGRGAGISLLVISPTRELAMQIAKEAQALLQRLPQYRVCIAIGGTNKDREEKQILNGCDILIATPGRLIDHLSNAYIKESFHQLDTLVLDEADRLLDMGFMPALKDIVRALPDKAKTNRQGMLFSATIAAHVEQVAGIVLSKGYKFISTIPAGESNTHERVPQHLIKVPTFAAVAPAMVGAIREEAAHVGPDAFKAIIFAPTAALADFYGDVLANVPGMPPTAVLHSRISQSKRTKTTNDYRDSKSGILVATDVIARGMDFPGVTTVFQVGIPADKESYIHRLGRTARAGAEGRGIFIVAEVEGFFPQWTLKEISFQTRPADLSSADQVYQIAEQRIDEAQKAKIYQAWLGYYKNWMKSLKWEKEQLVAEGNIFARDALASPETPAIQKSTVGKMGLRGTRGLVVVPDAPKSRHGHRGGGGGGGGEGRSAGSGGRGGGGGGGGGRGGGGGGGGRRGGRF; from the coding sequence ATGGATCGCAGAGGAAGAGGCTCGAACCAGAACCGCGGTCCCAGACGCGACCGCCGGGATGCGCCCTACAACGGGAGATCGGCCCAGCCcgccacggcgccggcagcagcgccgcctcaGAACAGCACCGCGCCGCCCTTGACCGAGCCCGTTCCTGAGGACACGCCGAGGTTCGCTGATATGGTCGGCGTCAGCCCGGCCCTGATCCAGGCCATCACCCAGGACCTCAAGTTCAACCACATGATGCCCGTCCAGGCCGCCACCCTGACCGAGCTTCTGCCCCCCAAGCGCGGCGACTGCCTCGTCCAGGCCAagaccggcaccggcaagaCAATCGCATTCCTCCTCCCTGCCATCCAGACcctcatcaccaacaaccgcggccgcggcgccggcatctcgctcctcgtcatctcccCGACCCGCGAGCTGGCCATGCagatcgccaaggaggcccAGGCCCTGCTGCAGCGTCTGCCGCAGTACCGCGTCTGCATCGCCATTGGAGGCACCAACAAGGACcgcgaggagaagcagatcCTCAACGGCTGCGACATCCTCATTGCCACCCCGGGACGTCTCATCGACCATCTGTCCAACGCCTACATTAAGGAGTCCTTCCACCAGCTCGACACCctcgtgctcgacgaggccgaccgCCTCCTCGACATGGGCTTCATGCCCGCCCTCAAGGACATCGTCCGAGCCCTCCCCGATAAGGCCAAGACCAACCGCCAGGGCATGCTCTTCtccgccaccatcgccgcccacgtcgagcaggtcgccggcatcgtcctcTCCAAGGGCTACAAGTTCATCTCCACCATCCCCGCTGGCGAGTCCAACACCCACGAGCGCGTGCCCCAGCACCTCATCAAGGTGCccaccttcgccgccgtcgccccggccatggtcggcgccatccgcgaggaggccgcccaCGTCGGCCCCGACGCcttcaaggccatcatcttcgccccgacggccgccctcgccgacttTTACGGCGACGTGCTCGCCAACGTCCCCGGCATGCCCCCCACCGCCGTCCTGCACTCGCGCATCTCCCAGAGCAAGCGCACCAAGACGACCAACGACTACCGCGACTCCAAGTCaggcatcctcgtcgccaccgACGTCATTGCCCGCGGCATGGACTTCCCCGGCGTCACGACCGTCTTCCAGGTCGGCATCCCCGCCGACAAGGAGTCGTACatccaccgcctcggccgtaccgcccgcgccggcgccgagggccgcggcatcttcatcgtcgccgaggtcgagggtTTCTTCCCGCAGTGGACCCTCAAGGAGATCTCCTTCCAGACCCGCCCGGCCGACCTCTCGTCCGCCGACCAGGTTTACCAGATTGCCGAGCAGcgcatcgacgaggcgcAAAAGGCCAAGATCTACCAGGCCTGGCTGGGCTACTACAAGAACTGGATGAAGTCCCTCAAGTGGGAGAAGgagcagctcgtcgccgaagGCAACATCTTTGCCCGCGACGCCCTTGCGTCCCCCGAGACGCCCGCCATCCAGAAGAGCACCGTCGGCAAGATGGGTCTCCGCGGCACCAgaggcctcgtcgtcgttccGGACGCGCCTAAGAGCCGCCACGGAcaccgcggcggcggcggtggcggtggtggagagGGCCGCAGCGCTGGTTCAGGCGGacgtggcggtggtggtggtggtggtggtggccgtggtgggggcggtggcggcggtggaagACGTGGTGGACGTTTCTAG
- a CDS encoding uncharacterized protein (Putative zn(2)Cys(6) fungal-type DNA-binding domain, transcription factor domain, fungi), with the protein MDDTDTARIAASRAGSAEVKTESPDDATVTSSTSTAESEQQQQHQQQQHHHQHQHQQHTFQHQQHTLQHQPGQQQQSAPLKRTVCDHCRRRRIRCDGKFPCEQCVHASLTCKREHVPKKRGPKRGHGRVINELRARESSHQLHQLPQHTIQKPFNAENALESPTDVDIGMSSSDLGEAASQPSSNASAASTPPSFWAAVTSNPGHSNVPEPRGVFSSDEFRPRTRSYFHMIPQLVELYYEHIYPIMPLIYMPAIRETISRPMTPSEKNLVYALCALTSMHMSGKSIGAPGPTSWEVVGRFFLDETISTRHSYDFLEDLSLSAVISSFYLSTSFFEINQSRKSWYYLREALTNAQDLGLQDDSTYYGLSREETLCRQRVFWILFVTERSFAILRNKPITFKRTPSLPSTRHSYEGPDIHAGFLQLVSSYTPLDESFVTAWNEGSDPRVSATTFLALQNLLSLPPAFLRPRGRSSPPQPHSQLAGSFGASSDAQDSGSPEPTNIQKADLLITQQWLRLIVWQSSMRQGLLSWTNPADSSGSVSPEDGVTEGNSMCFSFPLTVARDTAAILSSLPSKAVEVHGMGIMEKIFEIGTWCVNVLGACESVGFSTSMDFTSGDMGVLGSGRKGASLDPIEFFVRTLSASDNSRKQFAEKLLTAAGENPGSMRTQLSPAMSGMGASAASAAAAAAAMMASSQGPNAIDATGWGQQRGSVVGEVFEENEENSNGNTHHHHHQQQQQPQQQLGMGGASIHHHHQQQQHQHQQHQQQRQQHHSQQSGMQGLGLGIDLGTGETTGGLGGVDMDASSVDLMSPLGLTRSNTSDMATMGMPGFETAWSPSSGGTGPREFPDYGAGPFATQREGGGAPGYAEMGSGLLMHDRMVAGGGTIGGPVGGESPMVDERHHHHHQQADNGPYDTRRENKNLGYQNGARVGLWLGT; encoded by the exons GAATCCGCTGCGACGGCAAGTTCCCTTGTGAACAGTGCGTGCACGCCTCCCTCACCTGCAAGCGCGAGCATGTCCCTAAGAAGAGGGGACCGAAGCGCGGCCATGGACGGGTCATAAACGAGCTGCGCGCGAGGGAGTCATCCCATCAACTGCATCAGCTACCGCAACACACGATCCAGAAACCCTTTAATGCAGAGAATGCCCTCGAGAGCCCTACAGA cgtcgacatcggcatGAGCAGTAGCGACCTGGGAGAGGCGGCCTCTCAACCCTCCTCCAATgcctccgcggcctcgactcCGCCGAgcttctgggccgccgtcacaTCCAATCCGGGACACAGCAACGTGCCGGAGCCCAGGGGCGTCTTCTCGAGCGACGAGTtcaggccgaggacgaggagctaCTTCCACATGATCCCCCAGCTGGTCGAGCTGTACTACGAACATATCTACCCTATCATGCCACTAATCTACATGCCCGCCATCCGCGAGACCATCAGCCGGCCCATGACGCCGAGCGAGAAGAACCTGGTCTACGCCCTGTGTGCCCTAACGTCGATGCACATGTCTGGAAAGAGCATCGGCGCGCCGGGGCCCACGTCGTGGGAAGTCGTCGGCCGCTTCTTCCTGGACGAGACCATCTCGACCCGGCATTCGTACGACTTCCTCGAGGATCTGTCCCTGTCTGCTGTCATTTCGTCCTTTTACCTCAGCACCTCCTTCTTCGAGATCAACCAGTCGCGCAAATCGTGGTACTACTTGCGGGAGGCGTTGACGAACGCGCAGGACCTAGGACTGCAGGACGACTCGACATATTACGGCCTTAGTCGCGAGGAGACGCTTTGCCGCCAGAGGGTTTTTTGGATCCTCTTCGTGACGGAAAG ATCCTTTGCCATCCTGCGCAACAAACCCATCACGTTCAAGAGAACGCCGTCGCTCCCATCAACGCGACACTCCTACGAGGGTCCGGACATCCACGCCGGATTCCTGCAACTCGTTTCATCCTATACCCCACTTGACGAATCGTTCGTAACGGCGTGGAACGAGGGGTCCGATCCCCGCGTCAGCGCGACGACGTTCTTGGCGCTGCAAAaccttctctccctcccccccgcgTTTCTCCGTCCGCGTGGGCGttcatcgccgccgcagccgcacAGCCAGCTGGCCGGCTCCTTTGGCGCTTCGTCTGACGCCCAAGATTCGGGCTCGCCGGAGCCGACGAATATTCAAAAGGCAGACCTACTTATCACACAGCAATGGCTTCGTCTCATTGTATGGCAATCGTCGATGCGGCAAGGTCTGCTGAGCTGGACGAACCCGGCTGACTCGAGCGGAAGCGTGTCACCGGAAGACGGGGTCACCGAGGGGAACAGCATGTGCTTCTCATTCCCCTTGACCGTTGCGCGCGACACCGCGGCGATCCTGTCGAGCCTGCCGAGCAAAGCCGTCGAGGTGCACGGAATGGGCATCATGGAGAAGATCTTTGAGATCGGAACCTGGTGCGTCAACGTGCTGGGGGCGTGCGAGAGCGTCggcttctcgacgtcgatggACTTCACCTCGGGCGACATGGGCGTGCTGGGCAGCGGCAGGAAAGGGGCGAGCCTGGACCCGATCGAGTTCTTCGTCCGAACACTCAGCGCCAGCGACAACTCCCGGAAGCAAttcgccgagaagctgctcaccgccgccggggagAACCCCGGAAGCATGAGGACGCAGCTTAGCCCCGCCATGTCCGGAATGGGTGCGTCGGCGGCttccgcggcggccgcggcggcggcgatgatggccagCAGCCAGGGGCCCAACGCAATCGACGCGACGGGATGGGGTCAGCAAAGAGGAAGTGTCGTTGGCGAAGTCTTTGAGGAAAACGAAGAGaacagcaacggcaacacgcatcatcaccaccatcaacagcaacaacagccaCAGCAGCAACTGGGTATGGGCGGCGCCTCGAtacaccatcatcatcagcagcagcaacaccaacatcaacaacatcaacaacaacgacaacaacaccacTCACAACAATCCGGCATGCAAGGCTTGGGACTGGGCATCGACCTTGGCACTGGAGAGACGACCGGCGGTCTGGGTGGCGTAGACATGGACGCGAGCAGTGTTGATCTGATGAGCCCACTAGGCCTGACAAGAAGCAACACATCCGACATGGCGACCATGGGCATGCCCGGCTTCGAGACGGCTTGGAGTcccagcagcggcggcaccggACCGCGAGAGTTTCCAGACTACGGCGCCGGGCCCTTTGCGACCcagagagaagggggaggggcgccGGGGTATGCCGAGATGGGAAGCGGGTTATTAATGCACGACCGGATGGTGGCCGGCGGAGGAACCATCGGAGGCCCCGTTGGCGGGGAGAGTCCTATGGTGGATGAgcgtcaccatcaccatcaccagcagGCAGATAATGGTCCTTACGATACGAGGAGggagaacaagaacctcggGTACCAAAACGGGGCCAGGGTAGGCCTGTGGCTGGGGACATGA
- a CDS encoding Putative protein kinase domain, von Willebrand factor, type A, translating into MGSRQPEFEQQFQTALLEFRELRRQQTRTSARGQQFVLVNNVTARLRQRSPSCPAIYEDDLGRLGQTAYLREKLSPPRLRVREFDNYLEIFYNLLDINAPSLIHEFRNSNLATLPIELDVLRKHIKPPRGYPDFHDKFYESQFAWCPIRFEMDMGTSHRHSIHNIISPFSRKEKIKPYRDGKGPRVNTATLYAVEVPEELVGPGLQKQMASAKIERQENGTDSFGTGEKRYRFALKQFNSSKKEHFINEKEMFINLENKEGMIKYIGWFQSFEPDDRGGLEECWNIVLELADFDFYTAIRKESPPISAKEILGFWQTMAEISGALASIHTVVVDRQQYLTWHGDIKPENILRVKNRFKLADPGEASMWLKSAGSSRDQKTKSTGGTRTYAAPEKAAYLDGLSRQKPDVSQTSDVWSLGCVLSIAATYVVLGTQGVLIFNRLRREAIFKNTEHSSDAFHDGDAVLLEVQHWHRYLREAARRNDVYTQAVLDMVDDYMLVKKDRWSAKKICQQFDKLFDSAEPEESQVPKDLHTLLQRIDLQSEQMYDQHSGIRRVDSDEGAKQLPQVPNLPPADVEFESRRILLEQAIQPVAQRSQDRMVLPAHSRTRTSSTTQPPDSPVKPREAITAWQVRTELMKTGMKFRPTLKSFSSLFKLKPVPVKGKNMSEHLDQRLEVEFKNRDIVYLIDNGTTMASHWSQVTHLLEVLVWRSLGYDDNGMELYFTDPDTDPRATVTESCLQQVEDFTKAMIFAQPDKPRSLTQAVNTTIVPELARIINRYTRAKASKKPPRKKTIIILTDGIWKGMQMEHTIDVYLRSIIHELRDLHGDLSYIQPGKSQEQVDISTIRPVTIQFVQFGQDMNAVERLRRLDDDMRLYGCPDLIDTEHADGDVYKMFLGSLCQDIDKQMRFMVGPALSASPSIERDSFRPQDTLQSPSQTEPRSTAVSQTLTRGSDQHDRISGDQDRPLTPSVQRHELPTTPDLRSEDFPTPLHRSSTIGLANAISPSTVASPDGIGFMRESPSYHDTQRSPPTSPASSAPPETPSRSSRRP; encoded by the exons ATGGGCTCAAGGCAACCAGAGTTTGAGCAACAGTTTCAAACAGCCCTTTTGGAATTTCGCGAACTTCGTCGGCAGCAGACACGAACTTCTGCCCGTGGCCAACAGTTCGTGTTGGTGAACAATGTTACCGCACGACTTCGACAACGATCTCCGAGCTGCCCTGCGATCTACGAGGACGATCTGGGCAGGCTTGGACAGACGGCATATCTTCGAGAGAAACTTAGCCCTCCTCGACTACGAGTTCGAGAATTCGACAACTATCTTGAGATTTTCTACAATCTCCTAGATATCAACGCGCCATCGCTGATCCACGAGTTCCGGAACAGCAACCTCGCCACCCTTCCCATCGAACTTGATGTCTTGAGAAAACATATCAAACCACCGCGTGGCTATCCCGACTTCCACGACAAGTTCTATGAGAGTCAATTTGCGTGGTGTCCCATCAGGTTTGAAATGGATATGGGCACTTCACATCGCCACAGCATCCACAACATCATCAGTCCCTTCTCACGAAAAGAGAAGATCAAGCCGTACCGCGACGGCAAAGGACCTCGAGTGAACACGGCCACGCTATACGCCGTCGAGGTACCCGAAGAACTTGTTGGGCCCGGGCTTCAGAAGCAAATGGCGTCAGCGAAGATCGAGCGCCAGGAAAACGGCACCGACAGTTTTGGAACCGGTGAAAAG AGATACCGCTTCGCCTTGAAACAGTTTAACTCGTCAAAAAAAGAGCACTTTATCAACGAAAAGGAAATGTTCATCAACCTCGAAAACAAGGAAGGCATGATTAAGTACATTGGCTGGTTCCAGAGCTTTGAGCCGGACGATCGTGGAGGACTGGAAGAGTGCTGGAATATCGTATTGGAGCTAGCCGACTTCGACTTTTACACGGCAATTCGGAAGGAATCACCCCCGATCTCGGCAAAGGAGATATTGGGATTCTGGCAGACCATGGCAGAGATTTCGGGAGCATTGGCGTCTATCCATACGGTTGTCGTTGATCGACAGCAGTATTTGAC ATGGCATGGCGACATCAAACCCGAGAACATCCTTCGAGTCAAAAACCGATTTAAATTGGCAGATCCAGGGGAGGCAAGCATGTGGCTCAAGTCCGCCGGTAGTTCAAGGGATCAGAAAACAAAGTCAACGGGTGGGACGAGGACTTACG CCGCCCCCGAGAAAGCCGCCTACTTGGACGGTTTGAGCCGCCAAAAGCCAGACGTTTCGCAAACGAGTGACGTGTGGTCTCTCGGGTGTGTGCTTTCGATTGCCGCGACTTATGTAGTGCTTGGGACACAAGGCGTCCTTATCTTCAATCGACTTCGAAGAGAAGCCATTTTCAAGAACACGGAGCACTCAAGCGACGCGTTTCACGACGGGGACGCCGTGCTCTTAGAAGTTCAGCATTGGCATAGGTATCTCCGCGAAGCTGCAAGGAGAAACGACGTTTACACGCAGGCCGTACTAGACATGGTGGACGACTACATGCTTGTTAAGAAAGACCGATGGTCTGCGAAAAAGATTTGTCAACAATTTGACAAGCTCTTCGATTCCGCCGAGCCCGAAGAGTCCCAAGTCCCCAAAGATCTGCACACCCTGCTGCAGAGGATTGACCTCCAGTCCGAACAGATGTACGACCAACACTCAGGCATCAGAAGAGTGGACTCAGACGAGGGGGCCAAGCAGCTACCGCAGGTTCCGAACCTACCGCCCGCCGACGTGGAGTTTGAAAGCCGTCGTATTCTCTTGGAACAAGCCATCCAGCCAGTGGCACAGCGGTCACAAGATCGCATGGTGCTGCCGGCTCATTCACGAACCCGAACGTCGAGCACAACACAACCCCCCGACTCGCCTGTCAAGCCTCGCGAGGCCATTACCGCCTGGCAAGTGAGGACCGAGCTTATGAAGACCGGAATGAAATTTAGGCCAACCCTGAAGAGTTTCAGTTCTCTATTCAAACTAAAGCCTGTGCCAGTCAAGGGCAAGAACATGTCGGAGCATCTGGACCAGCGCCTGGAAGTGGAGTTCAAGAACCGTGACATC GTGTATCTCATCGACAACGGCACTACAATGGCATCTCACTGGTCGCAAGTGACTCACCTCTTGGAGGTTCTTGTCTGGCGATCTTTGGGATACGATGACAATGGGATGGAGCTGTACTTTACGGACCCGGACACCGATCCGAGGGCAACTGTCACAGAATCTTGCTTACAGCAGGTCGAGGACTTCACAAAAGCCATGATTTTCGCACAGCCGGACAAGCCCAGGTCGCTGACACAGGCGGTCAACACCACAATCGTGCCGGAGCTCGCGCGCATCATCAACCGCTACACGCGGGCCAAGGCGTCGAAAAAGCCGCCGCGCAAGAAGACCATCATCATTCTGACGGACGGCATCTGGAAAGGCATGCAAATGGAACACACCATCGACGTCTACCTGCGGTCCATCATACACGAGCTGAGAGATCTGCACGGTGACCTCTCGTACATACAGCCGGGCAAGTCGCAGGAACAAGTGGACATATCAACGATCCGCCCGGTCACGATACAGTTCGTCCAGTTTGGCCAAGACATGAACGCCGTCGAGAGGCTCCGGCGGCTGGACGATGACATGAGGCTCTATGGGTGCCC GGATCTGATCGACACGGAGCACGCAGACGGCGATGTCTACAAGATGTTCCTGGGAAGCCTGTGCCAGGACATTGACAAACAGATGCGCTTCATGGTCGGCCCCGCCCTCTCTGCCTCGCCCAGCATCGAGCGAGACAGCTTCCGCCCTCAGGATACTTTGCAGTCGCCCTCGCAAACCGAGCCTCGCTCGACGGCCGTCTCTCAGACGTTAACACGGGGGTCGGATCAGCACGACCGGATCTCGGGTGACCAAGACCGGCCCTTAACCCCTTCCGTGCAGCGTCATGAGCTCCCTACGACCCCAGACTTACGAAGCGAGGATTTCCCAACACCTCTTCACAGGTCGTCTACCATCGGCTTGGCGAACGCGATCTCGCCAAGCACCGTTGCATCACCAGATGGAATAGGTTTCATGCGGGAGTCGCCTTCGTATCATGACACGCAGAGGTCTCCTCCCACGTCGCCCGCATCGTCAGCGCCGCCTGAAACACCATCTCGATCGTCTCGCCGACCATAG